The window GCGGGGTTCGCCAGCGCCTTGTCCAGCGCGTCGAGCTCGGCCATCAGCAGCGGGCCGCCGCAGGCGATCGGAGCGAAGCGGATCGCGCCGTGGGTCGAGGCCTGCGCGCGGTGCGCGGTGCCGAAGGCGTCCATCACGAACACGTCGCACAGCGCGGCGTACTGCTTCGACAGCGCCTCGTCGTCCTTGCCCTCGCCGACGTTCATGCGGCAGTTCTCCAGCAGCACGAGCTGGCCCGGTGCGACTTCGACGCCGTCCGTCCAACCCTTCACCAGCGGCACGTCGCGCGCCAGCAATTCGGACAGGCGCGCGGCCACCGGCGCCAGCGAATCGGCTTCGCTCCACACGCCTTCCTTCGGCCGGCCGAGGTGCGAGGTCACCATCACCGCCGCACCCTTCTCCAGCGCCAGCTTCAGCGTCGGCAGCGAGGCGAGGATGCGCTGCTCCGAAGTGATGTGGCCGTTGCCGTCGATCGGCACGTTCAGGTCCTGGCGGATCAGCACGCGCTTGCCGGCGAGGTCGAGATCGGTCATGCGGAGGATGGACATGGGGGTTCCTGCGTGGGCGAAGACGGCCATTGTCCGGGTCGGTGGCGGGCGTCGCAAACGGGAGCGACCCTCATCCGCCTTCGGCACGTTCTCCCGCTGGGAGAAGGAAACGCGGGGCGCTTTCTGTTCCCCGCTGAAAAGAGGATGCCGGCTGCGGCGCATGAGCGCCCGCGAGCAAAGCCGGCCCGAAGGACGAACGCGATGGCGGCGTGCGTCAGGCGGATGAAAGACGCTTTTCGAGCAAAGGGAGCCGATGCCGAAGCAGGCCCCACCCCGCCCTATTTTTTTCGCAGGAGCGAGAGCGCGAATCCCGCCACCAGCGCCGCGCCGGTCACCAGCAGCGCCCACAGCAGCCAGCGCTTCCAGTCGGCGCGCGGCAGCGCTTGCAGCGCGGCGTCGCCGGCCTGCGCCTGGCGCGCGCCGAGCGTGGCGGCCGCCGGCTGCCAGTCCTTGCCGCGCGCGGTGCGCAGGGCATCGACCAGCTGCGGCAGCGGCGAAACCGGCCGCGCGGCGCGCGCGCTGCCGGCCAGCAGGGCGAACGGCGGCTGGCCTTCGGCGAGGAACACCACGGTTTCCGGGCGATAGCCGAGGCGCAGCAGCGGCGCCTCGATCGCGCTGCCGTCGCGCGTGCGCAGCCGCCATTGGCGGTCGCGCGACAGGCCGTGCAGCGGCTGCGGCGGCGAGCGGCTGGACTGGCCGCCGCTGTCCACACGGTAGGCGACCCACGGCGATGCCGCTTCGCGCCACGCGGCGTCGGCGCCGTCGCGGCTTTCGAGCAGCCAGCTGCGGGTGCTGTTGCCGGCCACGGTCACGTCGGCGGCCTCGACCGGGAAGCGGCCTTCCAATGCGTATTCGAAGGCCACGCCGTCGCGCCCCTCGATGCGGCGGCCGCGCAGTTCCTCCCATTGCAGCGCCGGCGCGGCGACGTGGCCGGCCAGCTCCGCGCGCACGTCGGTCAGCGCCAGCGGCGCGGGCTGGCGCGCGTTCGGCAGCAGGCGCAGGTACTTCGCGCGCACGCCCGACAGGACGATGCGGTCTTCGACGATGCGGCGATCGCCGTTGCGCAGCTGCAGCAGCCGGCCGTCGGCTTCGACCTCGCGCCACTGGCGCAGGTCGTCGGACGCGCCGACGCGATAGCCGCGGTCGAACGCCTCCGCATCCAACCAGGCGAAGCGCAGCGCGACGACCGGCTCGCGCAGGCGGCTGGCGTCGATCACGAAGCCGTTGTCGCCAGCCGCGCCGGCATCCGCGCCGCGCAGCTCGACCCGGCGCAGGCTGCCGTCGGTGGCGATTTCGCTGATCGCGGCGATGTCGAGCGTCGCCGCGCCGGCATCGCCCGGCAGCGGGAACCACGGCAGCGCGACGCTGTCGCCGGCCTGCGCCAGCGGTGCGTCGGGCGGGAACACGGCGGTGGCGACGGGCGCGCCGTCGGCGTTCACGACCACCAGGTCGCGCAGGCCGGGCGACTGCATCTGCCGATACACGCTGGCGTCGAGCACCACCCTGTAGGCGCCGCCGTCGCCGCGTTCCAGCGCCAGCGGCCAGCGTCCGGCGTAGTCGTCGCCGACCGCCGCCAACGCGGCCAGCGGCAGCGCCAGCAGCCATGCCCATCGCGTCATCGTCTTCATGCGGACACCTCCGTCGCATCCTCGTCGGCGCGCTTCGGCGGCGCCGGCGCGAAATAGCCCACCACCGTGCATAGCAGGCCGTAGGCGATGAACGAGCCGATGCCGAGCAGGTTGCCCAGGTGCTGGCGGTCCACCAGCACGAGTTTCGCCAGCACCACGCCCATCAGCACCGCGCCGGCCAGCCACAGCATGCGCTGGCCGCGCTTCGACCCCACCACCCAGCCGATCACGCCCAGCACGCTCCAGATCACGGTCAGGCTGGTCTGCGCCAGGCTGGTCGAGAGCAGGCCGTCGCCCCACGGTTCGCCGCCCCAGTGGTGCACGGTGCGCAGCACCAGCGCGGTCACCCAGGCGAAGGCCAGCGCCGCCAGCAGCACGATGCGACGCGGCGGCAGCGTGCGCGCATCGCCCAGCTGCCAGCGCAGCGCCAACGCCAGCGCGGCGAGCTGGGCCAGCTCCAGCGGATTGAGCAGCGGCAGCCACGGCAGCGGCGCGGCGTCGCCGGCCTGGAACAGCGCGCCCAGCCACCACAGCGCGAGCAGCGCGAACACCACCGACAGCAGGCGTTCGCGCCAGCCGTCGAACAGGTCGCCGAGCGGCGTCGCCACCCACGCCCAGCGCAGCAGCGCCAGCGCCGCCGTCGCCAGCCACGGCAGCGCGACCAGCGCGATGCGCCAGCCCTCGCCCATCGCCTCGAACCGTCCCGGCAGCCACGTCAGCAGCAGGCTGGCCGCCAGCGGCCAGACCATCCACATCACGAACTGCGCGACCGGCGCCATCGTCTTGTCGTCGCTGTCGCGCAGGCACAGCAGGCCGCGCAGGCCCAGCGCCACGTACGCCAGCCACGCCCACAGGCCGTAGCCGGCGAACGGCTGCTGGTGCGCCGCGCTCTGCCACAGCGCCAGCGGGATCGCCGAGGCCAGCGCGGCCAGCGTCGTCCACGCCAGCGCGCGCGCCGGGCTGCGGCGATGCGCTTCCGCCGCCAGCCAGCCGGTGAGCGCGGCGAAGGCGAGCAGGGCGTCGGGCACGACGCCGTCGGCGAGGAAGGCGTCGATCTCGTGCACGCCGTTGCCCAGCCACCACAGCAGCGCCCAGCCGTAGTACGGGCCGGCGACGTCGTCGCGGCGCGCGGCGCGATAGGTCCACGCGCTGGCGAAGCCGGCCAGCGCGATCAGCAGCGCGCCCATGAAGCCGGCGTTGGCGAACATCGCCCCGTCCGTCGCGCTGCCGTCCAGGCCGATGGCGAACGCGACCGCCGCCGCCAGCTGCAAGCCCGCGCCGGCGAACTGCGGCAGCCGCCGCTGCCGGCGCAGCCCCAGCCACGCCAGGCCCGCGCCTTCCAGCGCGAACACGCTGGCGGTGGCGCGCGCCGACAGCGCCAGCGGCACCGCCAGCGTGGCGAAGCCCACCGCCAGCATCGCGTAGGCCTGCACCAGCACGCCGTAGTCGCGACGCCGCCGCAGCCACCACGCCAGCGCGACGTACAGCGCGCCGAGGCCCAGCGCGCAGAACGCCAGCGGCATGCGCTGGCCTTCCAGCAGGCCGGCCTGCAGCGAGAACGCCACCAGCGGCACGCCGAACAGCAGGCAGCCGTCGATGGCGTCGCGCCGGCCGGGCGGCTGGCGGCGCGCGAACAGCAGCGGGATCGCCAGGTAGAACAGGAAGAACAGCGCGAGGAACGGCTGCGTGCTGGCGTATTTCTCCGGCGCGTAGTCCAGCGCGCCCCAGACCGTGCCGATGCCGAAGGTGAAGGCGAAGCCCAGCAGATTGAGCAGCCGCCACGCCTTGCGCCAGGCGATGCCGACGATGGCCGCGTTCAGCACCGCGTAGTAGGAGAACAGCGCGACGTGATTGCCGCCGCCGGTGGACAGCCAGATCGGCGCGAGGAAGCCGGCCAGCAGCGCGAACACCGCCAGCGCCTTCGCGTCCTGCAACACCGCCAGCACGCCCGCGCCCGCCACCAGCACGATGCTGAGCGCGAACGCCGCGCCCGCCGGCAGGAAGCCGAACATCTTGAACGCCGCGAACACCACCAGCAGCAGCACGCCGATGGCGCCGCCCTGCAAACTCAACGCGAAGCTGCGGTTGCTCTCGCGCTTGCGCCAGGCGAACGCCAGCGCGCCCAGCGCGGCGGCGGCGACGCCGGCCAGCCGCAGCTCCGGCGGCAGCGTCAGCCAGCCCTGGTCGGCCGCGTACTTCAGCAGCGCGGCGACGCCGGCGAACAGCACCAGCATGCCGATCTTCACCGGCACGTTGCCGACGCTGAACCAGCGTTTCACCGCACGGAAGGCGAGCGTGACCACGTCCGGGCGCGCGGGCTCGGGAGTCGGCGCCGGACGCGGCGGCAGCGGTCGTGGCGGTAGCGACGCTTCGGCGGCAGCCGGACGCGCGGGCGGCGGCGATGGCGCGGAAGGCTGCGGCTCAGCGCGCTCCACCGGCGCAGGCGCGGATGGCGCCACAGGCGGCGACGGCGACATCTGCGGCGATGGCGGCGCCTGCCGCATCCAGTCGTCCAGCGTGGGCTCGGCAGGCGCCGCCGCGCGCACCGTGTCCGATGCCGGCCGCCGGCGCAGCTGCGCCACTTCCGTCTCCAGGTCGGCCACGCGCCGCTTGAGCCCAGAGACGGACACCAGCGCTACCACCAGCAGCACCGGCACCGCCAGGACCGCCAGCACCAACAATCCGATCAGACCTTCCATGCCGTCCCCATCCGTTGCCGATCCCGTCATCGGCCGGATGCAGGATACCGGCGAACCGCGCGCTGTCGCCGCCCCGGCCCGCGCGCCGGGTCAATCGCTGATGCCGTCGCGCCCCGCCGCCTTGGCCCGGTACAGCGCGGCGTCCGCGCGCTTGAGGATGTCCTCGATCTCGGCATCGCCCGGCTCCAGCGCCGCCACGCCCACGCTCACCGTCAGCCGGCCCTTGAGCGAGCCGGCGTGCACGATGTCGGCGTCGCGCACGCGCTGGCAGACGCGCCGGCCCACGTGCATCGCCTGTTCATGGGTGGTGGCCGGCAGGAACACGATGAACTCCTCGCCGCCGGGCCGCGCCAGTACGTCGTCGGAATGCAGCAGCGCACTGCGCACCGCGCCGGCGAACCGGCGCAGCGCGCTGTCGCCCTCGGCGTGGCCGTAGAGGTCGTTGTAGAGCTTGAAGTGGTCGATATCGAGGGCGAGCACGGCCAGCGGCTTGCCGCTTCCAGCAGCTTCTTCCCACAGCCGCTCGCCGGCCTCGACGAAGCCGCGGTAGTTCAGGCTGCCGGTCATGGCGTCGGTGCGGCTGAGCCGGTCCAGCTCGGCCACCGCGCGGCGCAGCGAATCGGTGCGCGCGGCGATCACGTTCTCGCGTTCGTCCAGCACCTGCTGCAGTTCGTCGAAGGCGGCGTTCATCCGCGCGCCGAGTTCGCCGATGCCGGCGGCCAGCGGCTGCAGTTCCTCCGGCAAGGTGTCCGCCTGGGTCGGGCCGAGCCTGCCGCCCAGGGCGTAGCCGCGCAGGCTCGCGAGCAGGTAGCCCATGCTCTTGCGCAGCAGCTGGCGCTGCCGCCACAGCGCCCACAGCACGCCCAGCAGGGTGGCCGCCACCAGCGCGGCCAGCAGCAGCATGCGCGACAGGATCGGCGCCAGCAGCTGGCCATGCGGCGCCACCAGCACCAGCGTCCAGCCGTTGCGCATGGCGACCGCCTGCACGTAGGCCTTGTCGCCGTCGCGCAGCAGGCCCTCGCGCAGGGTGGCGTGGCCCGCTCTGTCCGGCTCGACGGCGGTGCGGCGGATCGCCTCGCCGGCCGCACCGGCGTCCTCCAGCAGCGCCAGGCGCAGGCGGTCGCCGGCATAGACCACGCGGCCCGCGCGGTCGAGCAGCAGCAGTTCGAGGTTGCGCCGCGCCAGGCTCTCGGCGCTCAGCCGGACGAAGCCCTGCACCGGGATCTCCGCCTGCAGCGCGCCCTCGAAGCGGCGCCCGCGCACCAGCGGCGCGGACACGCCCACCACCGCTTCGCTGCCGTAGGCGCGGCGCTGGTAGACGTCGGACACGTAGGGGCGGTACTGGCTGCGCGCCGCGTTGAACCAGTCCTCGTCGGACACCAGCCCCGCGATCGGCAGCAGCGTCCGCCCGCGCGCGTCGCGCACCGCGACCACGTCGCCGTGCGCGTCGACCTGCAAGGCGCGCAGCATCGCCGGATACACGTACAGCAGCCGCGCCAGTTCCTCGCTGCGCACCGCCGGGTCTTCCGACATCCGGTCGGCCAGCAGGCGCACGCCGGCCAGCTGCGCGTCCAGGAAGTCGTCGATGACGCTGGCGCTCAGGCGCGCGTTGGCGTCCAGCCGCAGCAGCAGGTCTTCGCGATTGCGCTGCCACTGGCTCAGCAGCAGCGCCGCGCCGAACAGCAGCACCGGCAGCAGCGCGGTCAACACCAGTCCTTGCGCCAGCCGCCGGCGCAGGCTCCACGGTGGTTTGGCCGCCGGTTCGATCATTCGATGCCTTCTACCATAGGCACGCCGGGCGCACAGCCCGCGCTTGATCCAGGTCATGCGGGGCGCGCGGGCCCGCGGCGTAAGCTGGCGCCATGGCTTCGTGGTATCCGCTGATCCTGCTGCTGCACCTGTCCTGCGCCATCGTGTTCGTCGGCGCGGTGTGCTTCGAGGTGCTGGTGCTGGAGTCGTTCCACCGCAGCTTCGACCACGCGCTGATGGAACGGATCGAAGCGGCGGTGATGGCGCGCGTGCGCCGCTTCATGCCGGTGGTGGTGGCGCTGCTGTTCCTCAGCGGCTTCGCCCTGTTCGACATCCGCTGCAACGGCTTCGCCTGCATCGGGCCGACGTTCGGCTGGGGCTGGCTGCTGCTGCTCAAGGCGGCGCTGGCGTTCGCGGTGCTGGCGGTGTTCATCGGCGCGATCCGCGCGGGGCTGCGCGGCGGCATGGATCCGT is drawn from Thermomonas brevis and contains these coding sequences:
- a CDS encoding DUF3999 domain-containing protein, with the translated sequence MKTMTRWAWLLALPLAALAAVGDDYAGRWPLALERGDGGAYRVVLDASVYRQMQSPGLRDLVVVNADGAPVATAVFPPDAPLAQAGDSVALPWFPLPGDAGAATLDIAAISEIATDGSLRRVELRGADAGAAGDNGFVIDASRLREPVVALRFAWLDAEAFDRGYRVGASDDLRQWREVEADGRLLQLRNGDRRIVEDRIVLSGVRAKYLRLLPNARQPAPLALTDVRAELAGHVAAPALQWEELRGRRIEGRDGVAFEYALEGRFPVEAADVTVAGNSTRSWLLESRDGADAAWREAASPWVAYRVDSGGQSSRSPPQPLHGLSRDRQWRLRTRDGSAIEAPLLRLGYRPETVVFLAEGQPPFALLAGSARAARPVSPLPQLVDALRTARGKDWQPAAATLGARQAQAGDAALQALPRADWKRWLLWALLVTGAALVAGFALSLLRKK
- a CDS encoding DUF2339 domain-containing protein; this encodes MEGLIGLLVLAVLAVPVLLVVALVSVSGLKRRVADLETEVAQLRRRPASDTVRAAAPAEPTLDDWMRQAPPSPQMSPSPPVAPSAPAPVERAEPQPSAPSPPPARPAAAEASLPPRPLPPRPAPTPEPARPDVVTLAFRAVKRWFSVGNVPVKIGMLVLFAGVAALLKYAADQGWLTLPPELRLAGVAAAALGALAFAWRKRESNRSFALSLQGGAIGVLLLVVFAAFKMFGFLPAGAAFALSIVLVAGAGVLAVLQDAKALAVFALLAGFLAPIWLSTGGGNHVALFSYYAVLNAAIVGIAWRKAWRLLNLLGFAFTFGIGTVWGALDYAPEKYASTQPFLALFFLFYLAIPLLFARRQPPGRRDAIDGCLLFGVPLVAFSLQAGLLEGQRMPLAFCALGLGALYVALAWWLRRRRDYGVLVQAYAMLAVGFATLAVPLALSARATASVFALEGAGLAWLGLRRQRRLPQFAGAGLQLAAAVAFAIGLDGSATDGAMFANAGFMGALLIALAGFASAWTYRAARRDDVAGPYYGWALLWWLGNGVHEIDAFLADGVVPDALLAFAALTGWLAAEAHRRSPARALAWTTLAALASAIPLALWQSAAHQQPFAGYGLWAWLAYVALGLRGLLCLRDSDDKTMAPVAQFVMWMVWPLAASLLLTWLPGRFEAMGEGWRIALVALPWLATAALALLRWAWVATPLGDLFDGWRERLLSVVFALLALWWLGALFQAGDAAPLPWLPLLNPLELAQLAALALALRWQLGDARTLPPRRIVLLAALAFAWVTALVLRTVHHWGGEPWGDGLLSTSLAQTSLTVIWSVLGVIGWVVGSKRGQRMLWLAGAVLMGVVLAKLVLVDRQHLGNLLGIGSFIAYGLLCTVVGYFAPAPPKRADEDATEVSA
- a CDS encoding sensor domain-containing diguanylate cyclase; this encodes MIEPAAKPPWSLRRRLAQGLVLTALLPVLLFGAALLLSQWQRNREDLLLRLDANARLSASVIDDFLDAQLAGVRLLADRMSEDPAVRSEELARLLYVYPAMLRALQVDAHGDVVAVRDARGRTLLPIAGLVSDEDWFNAARSQYRPYVSDVYQRRAYGSEAVVGVSAPLVRGRRFEGALQAEIPVQGFVRLSAESLARRNLELLLLDRAGRVVYAGDRLRLALLEDAGAAGEAIRRTAVEPDRAGHATLREGLLRDGDKAYVQAVAMRNGWTLVLVAPHGQLLAPILSRMLLLAALVAATLLGVLWALWRQRQLLRKSMGYLLASLRGYALGGRLGPTQADTLPEELQPLAAGIGELGARMNAAFDELQQVLDERENVIAARTDSLRRAVAELDRLSRTDAMTGSLNYRGFVEAGERLWEEAAGSGKPLAVLALDIDHFKLYNDLYGHAEGDSALRRFAGAVRSALLHSDDVLARPGGEEFIVFLPATTHEQAMHVGRRVCQRVRDADIVHAGSLKGRLTVSVGVAALEPGDAEIEDILKRADAALYRAKAAGRDGISD